A stretch of the Aminipila terrae genome encodes the following:
- a CDS encoding PstS family phosphate ABC transporter substrate-binding protein, whose product MSNNSKDAIEEETSGKIGKKKKDKKPKLTPEQKAIQYKKKVEKAANAKVRKAEADVKRAEQADKNKEKAASKKEKEKEKKASNKIKAKEKKLKQKEKKKEQSEANKIKKQEKKDKIQAEKMQKKAELAARTPLQKKLDREKKIKKLLPPVLILLIVIALVFTGIKFGPKLMNATGDAVSAVTSKIPFLNKQESTKKTSKTEKKTSKSETAAKKATEKKTQTTTEGAVKQSKTINIGGISSVEDYYSVALTKFLKISDKEAKKYCSTANTEDAYTSLIKGDQQVIFATEPKDAEKKMAKKAGLALQSVPVLNGGFVFVVNKDNPVKELTMPQLYGIYSGTITNWKELGGKNEPIVAYQRDENTGGQQGMYTYVIKAKQIMKAPNKMKISDTEGLIKKVSSEKGAIGYSYYYYMTKSKNSNDVKLIAVNGVKPNKKTIGYAQYPLTTYTYAIVTTEKNATSYEDTKTAGTDFQTDTQMMKLEFIKWVLSEDGQKLAEEKGFIRHNNK is encoded by the coding sequence ATGTCAAACAACAGCAAGGATGCCATAGAGGAAGAGACCTCTGGAAAAATAGGTAAAAAAAAGAAGGACAAAAAGCCCAAGTTAACCCCTGAGCAAAAAGCCATTCAATATAAGAAAAAGGTAGAAAAGGCTGCCAATGCCAAAGTGCGAAAGGCAGAGGCGGATGTTAAAAGGGCAGAACAGGCTGATAAAAATAAAGAGAAAGCAGCTTCAAAAAAAGAAAAAGAAAAGGAAAAAAAAGCTTCTAACAAAATAAAAGCAAAAGAGAAGAAGCTTAAACAGAAAGAAAAGAAAAAGGAGCAAAGTGAGGCCAATAAAATAAAGAAACAGGAAAAAAAGGATAAAATACAAGCAGAAAAAATGCAGAAAAAAGCTGAACTGGCAGCACGTACACCTTTACAGAAAAAATTGGACAGGGAAAAGAAAATAAAGAAACTTTTGCCCCCTGTATTAATTCTGCTGATTGTAATAGCACTTGTATTTACAGGAATTAAGTTTGGACCTAAATTAATGAATGCAACAGGTGATGCAGTTTCTGCCGTTACAAGCAAAATTCCTTTTTTGAATAAACAAGAGTCAACAAAGAAAACCAGCAAGACTGAAAAGAAAACCAGTAAGTCTGAAACGGCTGCTAAAAAGGCAACAGAGAAGAAGACCCAGACAACAACTGAGGGAGCGGTCAAACAAAGTAAAACCATAAACATTGGTGGAATCTCCTCGGTGGAAGATTATTATTCAGTTGCGTTAACAAAGTTTTTAAAAATAAGTGATAAAGAAGCTAAAAAATATTGCAGTACTGCAAATACTGAGGATGCTTACACAAGTTTAATTAAAGGGGATCAGCAGGTTATTTTTGCTACTGAGCCAAAAGATGCAGAAAAGAAAATGGCTAAAAAGGCTGGATTAGCTTTGCAATCGGTGCCGGTTTTAAATGGTGGATTTGTATTCGTAGTTAATAAGGATAATCCGGTAAAAGAATTAACCATGCCTCAGTTATATGGTATTTATTCAGGAACTATTACCAACTGGAAGGAACTGGGGGGTAAAAATGAACCTATAGTTGCATATCAGCGGGATGAAAATACTGGTGGACAACAGGGTATGTATACATACGTGATTAAAGCAAAGCAGATAATGAAGGCTCCAAACAAGATGAAGATTTCGGACACAGAAGGTTTAATTAAGAAAGTTTCATCAGAAAAGGGAGCAATCGGTTATTCCTATTATTATTACATGACAAAGTCAAAAAATAGTAATGATGTTAAATTGATTGCGGTTAATGGCGTTAAACCTAATAAAAAAACCATTGGATATGCTCAATATCCATTGACTACTTATACTTATGCAATTGTTACAACTGAAAAAAATGCAACAAGTTATGAGGACACTAAGACTGCAGGAACTGACTTTCAGACTGACACTCAGATGATGAAATTAGAATTTATTAAATGGGTATTAAGCGAAGATGGACAGAAACTGGCAGAAGAAAAGGGCTTTATAAGGCATAATAATAAATAA
- a CDS encoding MFS transporter has protein sequence MNTLYDKKQRATLIVVIVTSFITTFTGSALNLSVPAIGSEFSVSACLVGWIVTSYMLASAAFSVPFGRIADITSRKKVLVAGIFIFALCSLASAFAWDIKIILTLRALQGFGAAMIFSTNIAMLISAFPENSRGKVLGYSTASTYIGLSAGPVIGGLFNHYFGWRSIFILTFAVSAAVFIIAAKNLPADKKKAEKADNDFVGNVFYITMIVCFLYGLSAFSTNMLAKILLPIGIVAGIIFGKYELKTKNPIVELRLFSDNLSYTFSNIAALLNYGATFAISYLLSIYLQVVMGYNSQSAGIILVAQPVIMALLSPYAGKLSDRISPFKLASFGMGLCSVCLLFFSFLSEKFPLWSIITALVVAGVGFAFFSSPNTNAVMACVEKRIIVWPLLYWQP, from the coding sequence ATGAATACTTTATATGATAAAAAACAAAGAGCCACGTTAATTGTGGTTATAGTAACCTCTTTTATAACAACATTTACGGGAAGTGCATTGAATTTATCTGTTCCGGCTATTGGTTCAGAATTTAGTGTCAGTGCCTGTTTAGTGGGGTGGATAGTTACCTCCTATATGCTGGCATCAGCAGCATTTTCAGTGCCATTTGGCAGAATTGCGGATATCACGTCCAGGAAAAAAGTATTAGTCGCAGGTATTTTTATTTTTGCATTATGTTCTCTTGCGTCAGCTTTTGCCTGGGATATAAAAATAATCTTAACCTTAAGAGCACTTCAGGGTTTTGGAGCTGCAATGATTTTCAGTACAAATATAGCAATGCTTATCAGTGCATTTCCTGAAAACTCCAGGGGGAAAGTTCTGGGGTATTCTACCGCATCAACCTATATCGGACTTTCAGCCGGGCCTGTTATAGGAGGATTATTTAACCACTATTTTGGCTGGCGTTCTATATTTATTCTGACTTTTGCAGTAAGTGCTGCAGTGTTTATCATAGCAGCAAAGAATCTTCCTGCAGACAAGAAAAAAGCCGAAAAAGCCGATAATGATTTTGTAGGAAATGTGTTTTACATTACAATGATTGTTTGTTTCCTATATGGGTTGTCTGCTTTTTCCACCAATATGCTTGCAAAGATTTTGTTACCCATTGGCATTGTTGCAGGCATTATATTTGGTAAATACGAATTAAAGACTAAAAATCCAATTGTAGAATTAAGGTTATTTTCAGATAACCTGTCTTATACATTTTCAAATATAGCAGCGTTGCTTAACTATGGGGCAACTTTTGCTATTAGTTATTTATTGTCAATTTATTTACAGGTAGTCATGGGATATAATTCTCAGTCTGCTGGTATTATTTTAGTGGCACAGCCAGTAATAATGGCGTTGCTGTCCCCTTATGCGGGGAAATTGTCAGACAGGATTTCGCCATTTAAGTTAGCTTCCTTTGGCATGGGACTGTGTTCGGTATGTTTATTGTTTTTCTCTTTTTTATCAGAGAAATTCCCACTATGGAGTATTATTACAGCTTTAGTTGTAGCTGGTGTTGGCTTTGCATTTTTTTCATCACCTAATACAAATGCAGTCATGGCATGCGTAGAAAAAAGGATTATAGTGTGGCCTCTTCTATATTGGCAACCATGA
- a CDS encoding sialate O-acetylesterase, whose protein sequence is MNNSRRTKSLVFILLNLIFIVIFITGCSKSEENKINELIKVDDNHYRIEIAEDNSLVVRLPEGRPRVPQLKCKGADVVQAVFPDGCKDALAKVHTDNQYYVIHFIKDASLGFELQYDDRYKFIPKTIAANKFSSSNPKVAQVDKLGNVKIVGVSDDGAVITATDGEHDEKLVISRTVKAPLDIYLITGQSNASYYYAEPELATVTKPGTAYHYSELVGGVEICSMNDENGAMQRGNLEASFGKTLYDLTGEKVLMVNAGVSGRKMETFLPLNGESYQYISKVWQIIQRYINDDKFQSRYEPRIKSYIWAQGESDPDTDIGVYKNDYMRLHEMLISPDYGFKYGFIIKVRTIFPNSAEAQEELASENKDIAIATRSSDHFTVENGKMRFDNLHYSQIGDNLLGEETARTIVKAYTEGIDSVTGNY, encoded by the coding sequence ATGAATAATAGCAGAAGAACAAAGAGTTTAGTATTTATATTACTTAATTTAATTTTTATAGTAATTTTTATAACAGGATGCAGTAAGTCTGAAGAAAATAAGATTAATGAATTAATAAAAGTTGACGATAATCATTATAGGATAGAAATAGCAGAGGATAACAGTCTGGTTGTAAGATTGCCGGAGGGAAGACCCCGGGTGCCACAGTTGAAGTGTAAAGGGGCAGATGTAGTACAGGCAGTATTTCCTGATGGATGTAAAGATGCTCTGGCAAAAGTCCATACTGATAACCAGTATTATGTGATACATTTCATAAAAGACGCTTCTCTGGGATTTGAACTGCAATATGATGACAGGTATAAGTTTATTCCTAAAACAATTGCAGCCAACAAGTTTTCCAGTAGCAATCCTAAAGTGGCACAGGTAGACAAACTGGGAAATGTGAAAATCGTAGGTGTCAGTGATGATGGTGCAGTTATTACTGCAACAGACGGTGAACACGATGAAAAACTGGTTATAAGCAGAACCGTAAAGGCACCCCTGGATATCTATCTCATAACGGGTCAAAGTAATGCTTCATATTACTATGCCGAACCTGAACTGGCTACGGTAACGAAACCAGGGACAGCATATCATTACAGTGAACTGGTAGGAGGAGTGGAGATCTGCTCCATGAATGATGAAAATGGAGCTATGCAGCGTGGTAATCTGGAAGCTTCTTTTGGTAAAACCTTATATGATTTGACTGGCGAAAAGGTTTTAATGGTAAATGCAGGTGTAAGTGGCAGAAAGATGGAAACATTTTTGCCTCTTAATGGGGAATCTTATCAATATATAAGTAAAGTATGGCAGATTATACAACGGTATATCAATGACGATAAATTCCAAAGCCGTTACGAACCCCGTATAAAAAGCTATATCTGGGCTCAGGGTGAATCCGATCCGGACACAGACATTGGAGTATACAAGAACGATTATATGAGATTGCATGAAATGTTAATCAGTCCTGACTATGGGTTTAAATATGGATTTATCATAAAAGTTAGGACCATTTTCCCAAATTCTGCTGAAGCTCAGGAGGAGTTGGCCAGTGAAAATAAGGATATTGCTATAGCAACACGATCATCAGATCATTTCACCGTGGAAAACGGTAAAATGCGGTTTGATAATCTGCATTATTCACAAATAGGGGACAATCTACTGGGTGAGGAAACAGCCAGAACTATTGTCAAGGCATATACGGAAGGTATTGATTCTGTAACTGGTAATTACTGA
- a CDS encoding chemotaxis protein CheW — MTLEQNPVEEHENEDVWLIVKLREQNFAVNCQNVLGIFRADMETTQMAGYSSYVRGVIDFRGAVVPLLELRNVLGVISFEQEHEEFCEMMELRKGDHERWVQELQRCVHEGDEFKLATDPHKCAFGKWYDHYHSNNQSILFDLKKIDEPHKNLHATAEKVFACKDMQDAEKRGEKQEQLMNQASQELMPKILQLMDDMKDLYKSGYKEMCVVISNEQNKMMGLLVDEVNSVESLQTVESKSLFDSAFSSSCIDHVAKSVHINGEIFVLDKEALFGKLF; from the coding sequence ATGACTTTAGAACAAAATCCTGTTGAAGAACACGAAAACGAAGATGTATGGCTGATTGTAAAATTGAGAGAACAAAATTTTGCTGTGAACTGCCAGAACGTTTTAGGGATATTCAGGGCTGATATGGAAACCACACAGATGGCCGGGTATTCCAGTTACGTAAGGGGAGTAATTGATTTCAGAGGAGCGGTGGTACCTCTTTTGGAATTAAGGAATGTACTTGGAGTCATTTCTTTTGAGCAGGAACATGAGGAATTCTGTGAAATGATGGAGTTGCGTAAAGGTGATCATGAAAGATGGGTTCAGGAACTGCAAAGGTGTGTACATGAAGGAGATGAGTTTAAACTGGCTACAGACCCCCATAAATGCGCCTTTGGAAAATGGTATGATCATTATCACAGCAACAATCAGTCGATTTTATTTGATTTAAAAAAGATAGATGAACCTCATAAAAATCTGCATGCTACAGCAGAAAAAGTTTTTGCGTGCAAAGATATGCAGGATGCAGAAAAACGCGGCGAAAAGCAGGAACAACTCATGAACCAGGCATCACAGGAACTTATGCCCAAAATATTACAGCTGATGGATGATATGAAGGACCTGTATAAGAGTGGATATAAGGAAATGTGTGTGGTGATTTCAAATGAGCAGAATAAAATGATGGGACTCTTAGTAGATGAAGTGAACTCGGTTGAATCTTTACAGACTGTGGAATCAAAAAGTTTATTTGATTCTGCATTTTCCAGTTCTTGCATTGACCATGTAGCCAAATCGGTACATATCAATGGGGAAATATTCGTTCTGGATAAAGAGGCTTTATTTGGAAAGTTATTTTAG
- a CDS encoding sigma 54-interacting transcriptional regulator: protein MDERQTLTDLNGRSFTFFSSTYPIEYNNEIIGAIEGSVLLAIDGIPLKKENPAQKMHSSKGLYCLDNIITNNSRMELLKEKVRKAAENDSSVMIIGETGTGKELIAQSLHTHSKRNGKPFISQNCSAIPMNLLESLLFGAVKGSYTGAEDHKGLFELADHGTLFLDELNSMDISLQGKILKAIEEKKFRRIGSNKEKTVDVRVISAMNQEPIDLIQRNELRSDLFYRLGVIQIHIPPLRDRREDIPSWLNILLISLIR from the coding sequence GTGGATGAAAGGCAGACACTGACTGATTTAAATGGTCGTTCCTTTACTTTTTTCAGTTCCACCTATCCCATCGAATATAATAACGAAATTATCGGTGCAATTGAAGGCAGCGTGTTGTTGGCTATTGATGGAATACCCCTGAAAAAGGAAAATCCTGCACAGAAAATGCATTCCAGCAAAGGGTTATACTGTCTGGATAATATCATAACAAATAACAGTAGGATGGAACTGCTAAAAGAAAAAGTCAGAAAGGCTGCTGAAAATGACTCTTCAGTCATGATTATAGGTGAAACAGGAACTGGGAAGGAACTGATTGCACAATCCCTTCACACTCATAGCAAGAGGAATGGAAAACCATTTATTTCACAGAATTGCTCTGCCATTCCCATGAATCTTTTGGAAAGCTTGTTATTCGGCGCAGTAAAAGGAAGCTATACCGGTGCAGAAGATCACAAAGGCTTGTTTGAACTGGCGGATCATGGTACCTTATTTCTGGATGAGCTTAATTCCATGGATATTTCCTTACAGGGAAAAATATTAAAAGCAATTGAAGAAAAAAAATTCAGGAGAATTGGAAGTAATAAAGAAAAAACAGTGGACGTAAGGGTTATATCAGCAATGAACCAGGAACCCATTGATCTGATTCAAAGGAATGAATTACGCAGTGATCTGTTTTACCGCCTCGGTGTGATACAAATTCATATTCCACCCCTGCGGGACCGCAGAGAGGATATCCCCTCCTGGCTAAATATTTTATTAATCAGTTTAATCAGGTAA
- a CDS encoding AAA-type ATPase lid domain-containing protein: MTGISDIVEKTFMNYDWPGNIRELRNAIEYAFNFISGTTITLNDIPELILYSNKHLTKEPGDIMINSGHFDLPLAQMVEEYEKEIIRNALKTGGNVTNAARLLGTSRQALQYKIMKYHLN; encoded by the coding sequence ATCACAGGAATAAGCGATATTGTTGAAAAAACATTTATGAATTATGATTGGCCCGGCAATATCAGAGAACTCCGAAATGCTATTGAATATGCTTTCAACTTTATTTCAGGTACAACCATTACTTTAAATGATATTCCAGAATTGATTTTATATAGTAATAAGCATCTAACTAAAGAACCTGGGGACATTATGATAAATTCTGGGCATTTTGACCTGCCTTTAGCCCAGATGGTGGAGGAATATGAAAAGGAAATCATCAGAAATGCTCTGAAGACAGGCGGTAATGTAACCAATGCTGCAAGATTGCTTGGCACCAGCAGACAGGCACTCCAGTATAAAATAATGAAATATCACTTAAATTAA